The genomic stretch CTTTGATACAAGCAAACCTAGCTATCTGCTCCAGGCCAACACTTCGCTGTTACCGTAACATACTCAGTTATACTTCCATCAAGCTCAATACACtttctaatattatttcttttttcagGTTTGTTGAACTTGGTCTGGATTAATAATGAATCAACTTTGtaagtacaattataaataattactcttcTCTATTCCTAATGTACCTTAGGTTGTAATAAAATAGCTGAGGAATTTTGTTACTAGACAtatcataaaaactattaaaatatgatCCATACAttgtaaacattcattttttCTTCTCTTAAACCTTATCGATAAAGTTCTAGTTGGACTCCATATCAGTAAGTAGTCAGAAAACTAAGTAGCcaaataaaaagacaaatttcGTTCTAATTTAGTATGTAACTGTAATAcatgcaaaatacattttaaagttcagTTAAAGGATTGAAAATCACAGGTTCCTCAGATTCGACGGTTGAAACACATGTGTTGTTAAGACACAACAGATTTTCATTACAAGGACAGGCGTTCTCGAAGGCGTCCAAATCCTCATTCATGTCATCTGTGCAGAACTCATCCACGTCTTGTAGTGGTTGACAAGCAGGCCGATCACCCATCAAGCCAACATCAGGAACAACTGGAAACAAAACATAATTGTAACAACTTTCATTGTTTTGGTAACCTTTGCTTTATTTCAGATAATATGAAGTATCAAAGATTGTAAACTAACTAACTGACAAGACGATATTACAGAGTGATTCCGAGGTTTCATTGCACGAAGGAAAATATAAAGAGATAACGTTTGATTGACAGAAAATGGAAAGTGATTTATTCAACATAAAAGTCATACCACCCAAAATTAAAAGTGACGAAACGGGTTAAAAGTAGTCCTAATTACCTTTCTATGCTCAATCCCTCAAATAAAGTTCAAAACATGTAAGAAAAGATACACCACTgcaacgttttattttttaattattttttattttctagtttcCTTTAGATTCAATATTGTTTGTGGTATGAATTGCTCGAATTGATACCATTGTAATGATAAAATGTGCAATCAGAAGAAGTAAACGACCGTATAACATAAGACAAATTTCCCAAAAAGTTTTAGATGACGTAAACCTCCAAAAAGAGTCGTAATGCACATTGAGTGAGTGGATAATTAAATGTGGCTGGAAACTCGACTCATGTGCTTAGTAttaatgaaaacacattttttcgtTATAAATTTGCTTATTACTTCTAACCTGTGTCGTTCCTTGTTTTTTTATtccacattatttattacattgcgATTGATTACAGTATG from Homalodisca vitripennis isolate AUS2020 chromosome 2, UT_GWSS_2.1, whole genome shotgun sequence encodes the following:
- the LOC124355281 gene encoding uncharacterized protein LOC124355281; its protein translation is MYPAVIGVLLLAAHTVYTQDPERCYIDSCGPGQCCRALVPDVGLMGDRPACQPLQDVDEFCTDDMNEDLDAFENACPCNENLLCLNNTCVSTVESEEPVIFNPLTEL